From a single Notolabrus celidotus isolate fNotCel1 chromosome 7, fNotCel1.pri, whole genome shotgun sequence genomic region:
- the LOC117815693 gene encoding C-type lectin domain family 7 member A-like, translating to MEPEEQIYVNIEELQGDTCSLKHYRPADSETRPVRAPHREQTPLRLSTVCLAVLCFLLLTAVLTVSVLYDRDVKQLYADLTNHTAVRHQLLVQNQNLTDERDLLQTSLSNLTKTVGSCPEGWRRFGCSCYFISTVVSSWSSSKRTCRDLGADLVRINSQREMEFLNLIGRGLKFWIGLSCSPMSSWSWTDGSTLQTGYWRNRYTSIPTDFIKESAMCSL from the exons ATGGAGCCAGAGGAGCAGATTTACGTCAACATAGAGGAGCTGCAGGGTGACACCTGCAGCCTGAAGCACTACAGACCGGCGGACTCAG AAACCAGACCCGTGAGAGCTCCACACAGAGAACAGACTCCCCTCAGACTGTCTACAGTTTGTCTGGCCGTGCTGTGCTTCCTCCTCCTGACCGCGGTCCTTACAGTCAGCGTGCTCT ATGACAGAGACGTTAAACAGCTGTACGCTGACCTGACCAATCACACGGCAGTGAGACACCAGCTCCTggtccagaaccagaacctgacCGATGAGAGAGACCTGCTGCAAACCAGTCTCAGCAACCTGACGAAGACTGTTG GATCCTGCCCTGAGGGATGGAGGAGGTTTGGCTGCAGTTGTTACTTCATTTCCACAGTGGTGAGCTCGTGGTCCAGCAGTAAACGAACCTGTCGAGACCTGGGAGCAGACCTGGTGAGGatcaacagccagagagagatG GAGTTTCTGAACTTGATCGGACGTGGTTTGAAGTTCTGGATTGGTTTAAGTTGTTCGCCCATGAGTAGCTGGAGTTGGACCGACGGGTCAACACTTCAAACAGG ATACTGGCGAAATAGATATACATCAATTCCCACGGACTTCATTAAGGAGTCAGCTATGTGCAGCCTTTAA